One part of the Rutidosis leptorrhynchoides isolate AG116_Rl617_1_P2 chromosome 1, CSIRO_AGI_Rlap_v1, whole genome shotgun sequence genome encodes these proteins:
- the LOC139851602 gene encoding uncharacterized protein, which translates to MYDGSTDPEDFLQQFEHAVKTQHWDNPTACHMFPGQLQSVVREWFAKLPALSITSFTDLRTKFVQRFQNFKRTELTHLDAHIIKMRPRESLMNFTTRFTAECQKIPDFTESQQISAYIMAICQVRHLSLVKTMRRKLPKTHVDAVKMVRDYVRSEEFADAAIGEHRTTDRNDKDDKGNDKGHASSNYKGSCSSSGGNYGRSSHKSGDRRNYRPYERYGSKRLSSEEESLIKSLSKTPKEILATEEVSKHFPPPNPMQPCFAVDENKWCIFYEDKGHEVDDCRELRKVIIERLKLGELDHLKPSRVNIFGTKKFAWQRGKDKAPEKHIHMIQMWHDGHVRKAVVLEEWACAPITFPTFWRVCPTDLPVTITAMIGRCKVSRIYVDTCSAVDILYEHRFLQLPQDVQDKLKLPLHPVAGFTGETTWPLGRVSINVTLEENEKRRTVALNFVVVRSQSRFNIIMGRETLCEFGAIVSTVHGMMKFPTPLGVATIFSDRISIVGQVELSQQPMMPNEKGENVFVNHSFPEKVIQIGNTLSNETKSALCELLANNADVFAWQESDMTGVPLSVTEHHLNANPSLTPVR; encoded by the coding sequence ATGTATGACGGTAGCACGGATCCGGAAGACTTTCTGCAGCAATTTGAACATGCTGTCAAGACGCAGCATTGGGATAACCCGACGGCATGCCACATGTTCCCGGGACAACTTCAATCCGTCGTGAGGGAGTGGTTTGCCAAGTTACCCGCGTTAAGTATCACTAGCTTTACGGACCTTAGGACTAAGTTTGTGCAACGCTTCCAGAATTTTAAACGTACAGAGTTGACCCACTTGGATGCGCACATCATCAAAATGAGGCCACGCGAGTCTCTGATGAATTTTACCACCCGCTTCACGGCGGAGTGCCAGAAAATTCCAGATTTTACGGAGTCGCAGCAAATTTCTGCATATATCATGGCGATCTGTCAGGTTCGACATTTATCCCTGGTAAAAACGATGCGGCGTAAATTACCAAAAACGCATGTCGATGCAGTAAAGATGGTGAGAGATTATGTACGGTCAGAGGAGTTCGCTGACGCTGCCATCGGCGAGCACAGGACAACGGACCGCAATGATAAAGACGACAAAGGCAATGATAAGGGACACGCAAGCAGCAATTATAAGGGTAGCTGCAGTAGTAGCGGCGGCAACTACGGACGTTCTAGTCATAAGTCTGGTGACCGCCGCAACTATCGCCCGTACGAACGTTACGGTTCTAAGAGGTTGTCATCTGAGGAGGAAAGTTTGATAAAGTCACTATCCAAAACTCCAAAGGAAATCTTGGCGACGGAGGAGGTGAGCAAACATTTCCCGCCACCAAATCCAATGCAGCCGTGCTTCGCGGTTGACGAAAACAAATGGTGCATTTTTTATGAAGATAAAGGTCACGAGGTCGATGACTGCAGAGAACTTAGGAAAGTGATAATCGAAAGGTTAAAGTTGGGTGAACTTGATCACCTCAAACCGTCGCGTGTCAACATTTTTGGTACGAAAAAATTCGCTTGGCAACGAGGAAAAGATAAAGCTCCAGAGAAGCATATTCATATGATACAGATGTGGCACGACGGTCACGTTCGAAAGGCCGTGGTATTGGAAGAATGGGCATGCGCCCCGATCACGTTCCCAACTTTTTGGCGGGTATGCCCTACTGACCTTCCCGTTACGATAACTGCGATGATAGGACGATGCAAGGTTTCTAGAATTTATGTCGACACATGTAGTGCAGTTGACATCTTATACGAACATCGTTTCCTACAACTACCCCAAGACGTGCAGGATAAGTTGAAGCTGCCACTGCATCCCGTCGCGGGATTCACAGGTGAAACTACTTGGCCCCTCGGACGGGTAAGCATTAACGTTACGTTGGAGGAAAATGAAAAACGTCGAACGGTGGCCCTAAACTTTGTGGTTGTTAGGAGTCAGTCAAGGTTCAACATCATTATGGGACGGGAAACACTCTGTGAGTTTGGCGCGATTGTATCCACTGTACATGGAatgatgaagtttccaacaccGCTAGGCGTTGCAACCATTTTCTCGGACCGGATATCGATTGTAGGTCAAGTTGAGTTGTCACAACAGCCAATGATGCCCAATGAAAAAGGGGAAAATGTTTTTGTCAATCACTCCTTTCCGGAAAAAGTTATACAGATTGGGAACACATTATCCAATGAGACAAAAAGCGCGCTATGTGAACTTTTAGCAAACAACGCTGACGTGTTCGCGTGGCAGGAGTCAGATATGACAGGGGTGCCGCTTAGCGTCACAGAGCATCATCTAAATGCCAACCCCAGCCTAACCCCAGTACGGTAG